A region of Pseudoalteromonas aliena SW19 DNA encodes the following proteins:
- a CDS encoding FKBP-type peptidyl-prolyl cis-trans isomerase, whose translation MINIILAVVIAIFCFLIFQNSKKAKQQAGINAQIGADYLAANAKVEGVVETASGLQYKVVHKGEGVNKPTSRSMVNVHYHGTLIDGTVFDSSVERKTPISFGLHQVIKGWTEGLQLMSPGDKYTFYVPHQLAYGEKRVGSIPPASVLIFEVELLAIES comes from the coding sequence ATGATCAATATAATTTTGGCGGTGGTAATCGCTATTTTTTGTTTTTTAATATTTCAAAATAGTAAAAAAGCAAAACAACAAGCAGGCATAAATGCACAAATAGGCGCTGACTATTTAGCGGCTAACGCAAAAGTAGAAGGGGTAGTTGAAACCGCTTCTGGCTTGCAATACAAAGTAGTGCACAAAGGTGAAGGCGTAAATAAACCAACTTCAAGAAGCATGGTTAACGTGCATTATCATGGCACATTAATCGATGGCACTGTGTTTGACAGTTCAGTAGAGCGTAAAACACCGATTAGTTTTGGGTTGCACCAAGTGATTAAAGGGTGGACAGAAGGCTTACAGCTAATGAGCCCTGGCGATAAATACACTTTTTATGTACCGCACCAATTAGCATACGGCGAAAAACGTGTGGGGAGTATTCCTCCTGCCTCAGTACTTATTTTTGAAGTAGAGTTACTGGCAATTGAGTCGTAA
- a CDS encoding Lon protease family protein, whose protein sequence is MTKKLLPLPVSALAPSISTHHVNTCMSNPYPEPLTFIGQQRAQSALDFSLGMDLPGYNVYVMGEAAHGRYTLVKDKLKQHAKDRATPNEWLYVNNYADHREPIALFMQAGQSKLLSDDIDSFLDEVLDTFPAAFDNPAYQRKKKSIDREFNDAYDSAITAVEIAALEQSVALVEEKSSVGFAPLVDGKQLSDSEFGELEETLREEFFEKIEKLEDALIEALIELPRWKRESKEKLRNLKKSTAEQATKPLLKDLEHKYATHIGVLRYLKDIRVEIIDAVLEWLDDEDESEESKEDFDRKGMLTDFFAPNILVEFKEDDAAPVVYEPNPTFGNIFGKIEYATSQGTLITSYRSIQPGALHRANGGYLIMDAEKIMANPQVWDGLKLCLKTHQIKNDLPYQDSTVGTSFTLRPQLIPLDVKIILLGSRELYYTIGEYDEEFAELFRVLADFDYYLPSSDKLQYQFITKVTEYCEQTLKCTTTQAAMVRLLKFSYRQAEHHNKLSARFADVLELVAEASYYAKQDNQTLVDAHHIDEAIEGKQYRTGQISENMLSDIKEGHTLIATDGQAIGKVNGLTVLHIGDTSFGTPARITATVYAGADGVIDVEREAELGKAIHSKGVMLLTGYLGNKYAQHFSLTLSANIAIEQSYGYIDGDSASLAELCALISSITSLPISQSIALTGSINQHGDVQAIGGVNEKIEGFFKLCKMRGLTGSQGVIIPKSNQVNLVLDDEILNAVESGKFNIYAVETVDQALNLLMDIEAGDIIDDQYPENSVNGIALARLKEIADIVNGDDEKDEELDNEKLGTEKG, encoded by the coding sequence ATGACGAAAAAATTGCTGCCATTACCTGTATCTGCACTCGCACCGAGTATTTCGACTCATCATGTAAACACATGTATGAGTAATCCATATCCAGAGCCACTTACTTTTATAGGCCAACAACGTGCCCAAAGTGCGCTAGATTTTTCCTTGGGGATGGATCTACCTGGTTATAACGTTTATGTAATGGGCGAGGCGGCTCATGGGCGTTATACACTCGTAAAAGATAAACTCAAACAACATGCAAAAGACAGAGCGACACCTAACGAATGGTTATACGTAAATAATTACGCCGATCACCGAGAGCCCATTGCATTGTTTATGCAAGCAGGGCAAAGCAAACTACTCAGTGACGACATCGACTCATTTTTAGATGAAGTGCTCGATACGTTTCCCGCTGCATTCGATAACCCAGCGTATCAACGCAAGAAAAAATCAATCGATCGCGAATTTAATGACGCTTACGACAGCGCCATCACGGCTGTAGAAATAGCGGCACTTGAGCAAAGCGTTGCACTAGTCGAAGAAAAAAGCTCAGTAGGGTTTGCACCACTTGTTGACGGTAAACAATTAAGCGACAGTGAATTTGGCGAACTTGAAGAAACATTACGCGAAGAGTTTTTTGAAAAAATAGAAAAGCTAGAAGACGCACTAATAGAAGCGTTAATAGAATTGCCGCGTTGGAAGCGTGAATCAAAAGAAAAACTTCGTAATCTTAAAAAGTCGACTGCAGAGCAAGCCACTAAACCACTTCTAAAAGATTTAGAACATAAGTACGCCACACACATTGGCGTACTGCGTTATTTAAAAGATATACGCGTTGAAATTATCGATGCTGTACTTGAATGGCTAGATGACGAAGATGAAAGTGAAGAAAGCAAAGAAGACTTTGACCGCAAAGGCATGCTGACCGACTTTTTTGCACCCAATATTTTAGTTGAGTTTAAAGAAGACGATGCAGCGCCAGTGGTGTATGAGCCAAACCCAACCTTTGGTAACATATTTGGTAAAATTGAATACGCGACATCACAAGGCACGTTAATTACGAGTTACCGGTCAATTCAGCCAGGTGCATTGCATCGTGCTAATGGCGGTTACTTAATAATGGATGCTGAAAAAATAATGGCAAACCCGCAAGTGTGGGATGGTTTGAAATTGTGTTTAAAAACGCATCAGATAAAAAATGATTTACCGTATCAAGATAGTACAGTCGGGACGAGTTTTACACTTCGCCCGCAGCTCATTCCACTCGATGTGAAAATTATTTTATTAGGCTCTCGCGAGCTGTACTACACCATAGGTGAATATGACGAAGAATTTGCTGAACTATTTAGAGTATTAGCCGACTTTGACTACTACCTGCCAAGCAGCGATAAATTACAGTACCAGTTTATTACCAAAGTTACAGAGTATTGCGAGCAAACTTTAAAATGCACCACTACGCAAGCGGCGATGGTGAGGTTACTTAAATTTAGCTATCGACAAGCAGAGCATCACAATAAATTATCTGCTCGTTTTGCTGATGTTTTAGAGCTTGTTGCAGAGGCGAGTTACTACGCCAAGCAAGATAATCAAACATTAGTTGATGCGCACCATATTGATGAAGCTATTGAAGGCAAGCAATACCGTACTGGTCAAATTAGCGAAAATATGCTAAGTGATATAAAAGAAGGTCACACGCTTATTGCAACCGACGGCCAAGCTATTGGTAAAGTAAATGGCTTAACGGTACTGCACATTGGTGACACTTCATTTGGTACACCGGCGCGTATTACGGCAACCGTTTATGCCGGCGCTGATGGGGTCATTGATGTAGAACGTGAAGCCGAGCTTGGCAAAGCAATTCACTCAAAAGGGGTGATGTTGCTTACTGGTTATTTAGGCAATAAATACGCCCAGCACTTTAGCTTAACGCTTAGTGCAAACATTGCTATTGAGCAAAGCTATGGTTACATAGATGGCGATAGTGCATCTTTAGCTGAGCTCTGTGCACTTATATCATCCATCACTAGTTTGCCTATTAGCCAGTCTATCGCGCTTACAGGTTCTATTAACCAACACGGTGATGTACAAGCCATTGGCGGCGTAAACGAAAAAATAGAAGGCTTTTTTAAACTGTGCAAAATGCGTGGTTTAACTGGCTCGCAAGGCGTTATTATTCCTAAATCAAACCAAGTTAACTTAGTGCTAGACGATGAAATACTCAACGCAGTAGAAAGTGGTAAATTTAATATTTACGCGGTAGAAACTGTTGATCAAGCGCTTAACTTACTAATGGATATAGAAGCAGGCGATATTATTGATGACCAGTATCCAGAAAACTCAGTAAACGGTATTGCGCTTGCTCGCCTAAAAGAGATTGCCGACATAGTAAACGGCGATGATGAAAAAGACGAAGAGCTAGATAATGAAAAGCTAGGCACCGAAAAAGGTTAA
- a CDS encoding zinc ribbon-containing protein — protein MTDYKTWLGSFTHWLKEVKEHGVKDVISGFVGSEQALKDLSQERYELYKSYLKNDIEHLVEHEAHYNSLAWQELKESIWLELSHIEDKTQLEWQSLSQDFKHNGVYHVGEWIAIGTLVCKNCNHSHDIYHATQITPCIECDSIEFSRKALQP, from the coding sequence ATGACTGATTACAAAACATGGCTTGGCAGTTTTACCCATTGGCTAAAAGAGGTGAAAGAGCATGGTGTAAAAGACGTGATTTCTGGGTTTGTTGGATCTGAGCAGGCACTAAAAGATTTAAGCCAAGAAAGATATGAGCTTTATAAAAGCTATTTAAAGAACGACATTGAACATCTTGTAGAGCACGAGGCTCATTATAATTCACTTGCATGGCAAGAACTTAAAGAGTCTATTTGGCTTGAACTATCGCACATAGAAGATAAAACACAGCTTGAATGGCAATCGTTAAGTCAAGATTTTAAGCATAATGGTGTGTATCACGTAGGCGAATGGATAGCCATAGGCACATTAGTATGTAAGAATTGTAACCATAGCCACGACATTTATCACGCGACGCAAATAACGCCTTGCATAGAATGTGATTCAATAGAGTTTAGCCGCAAGGCTTTGCAACCCTAA